A genomic segment from Salvelinus alpinus chromosome 8, SLU_Salpinus.1, whole genome shotgun sequence encodes:
- the LOC139582910 gene encoding choline/ethanolamine transporter FLVCR1-like, with the protein MVAGELVQEHLRLDNASEINIKTPVHNGAVPTGDQYFDLTNGAAHLTELDSKALEQEIPPDEKQAMLPGDEKCIETKLFWRRFAVLAVFSLYSLVNAFQWIQYSIITNIFAHFYNVSSDKIDWLSIVYMVAYVPLIFPATWLLDKKGLKLTALMGAGFNCVGAWVKCASVRPDLFGVTVFAQIICSVAQVFILGLPSRIASVWFGPKEVSTACATAVLGNQLGTAIGFLLPPVLVPNTVEDIELMGHNISIMFYGTAVVSTALFILTVIVMEDRPPLPPSQAQAVLPDCAPEDYSYRQSIINLFKNKPFILLLISYGIMTGSFYSVSTLLNQMIMAFYENQELNAGRIGLTLVVAGMVGSIICGLWLDHTKTYKMTTLIVYILSFIGMVLFSFTLNLNTIYLVFFTAGVLGFFMTGYLPLGFEFGVEITYPESEGTSSGLLNAFAQIFGIIFTLIQGKLTTDYNPLAGNLFICVWIFLGIFLTALIKSELKRNNVNMGIDSKTLQAVTTKCLSDKPTNGAKMDTSVSFSQETSL; encoded by the exons ATGGTGGCTGGCGAGTTAGTACAGGAGCATTTGCGGCTTGACAACGCATCGGAAATAAACATCAAGACGCCGGTGCATAACGGAGCAGTCCCAACCGGGGATCAGTACTTCGACCTAACGAATGGAGCGGCACATCTGACAGAACTGGACTCGAAGGCGTTGGAACAGGAGATACCGCCAGATGAGAAACAGGCTATGCTTCCTGGAGATGAAAAATGTATCGAAACTAAGCTCTTTTGGAGAAGATTCGCCGTTTTAGCTGTGTTCAGCCTCTACTCCCTCGTCAACGCATTTCAATGGATCCAGTACAGCATCATCACCAACATTTTCGCCCACTTCTACAATGTATCCAGCGACAAGATCGATTGGCTGTCAATTGTATACATGGTTGCGTATGTGCCTTTGATCTTCCCCGCAACATGGTTACTGGATAAAAAAGGACTGAAATTGACAGCCCTTATGGGCGCGGGTTTCAACTGCGTCGGTGCGTGGGTGAAATGCGCCAGCGTCCGGCCCGATCTTTTCGGTGTAACAGTGTTTGCACAGATAATATGTTCCGTAGCCCAAGTCTTCATCCTCGGGCTGCCCTCTAGGATTGCATCAGTGTGGTTTGGCCCGAAGGAGGTGTCTACCGCATGTGCAACAGCCGTGCTAGGTAACCAG CTGGGCACTGCTATTGGCTTCCTGCTtccccctgtcctggtccccaaCACTGTGGAAGACATAGAGCTGATGGGACACAACATCAGCATTATGTTTTATGGGACGGCTGTAGTCTCCACTGCTCTGTTCATCTTGACTGTAATTG TCATGGAAGACAGACCCCCACTACCTCCCAGCCAAGCTCAGGCTGTCCTACCTGACTGTGCTCCTGAAGACTACTCCTACAGACAGTCCATCATCAACCTGTTCAAGAACAAACCTTTCATCCTACTCCTCATCAGTTATG GTATCATGACTGGTTCTTTCTACTCTGTGTCAACACTTCTCAATCAGATGATTATGGCATTTTACGAG AACCAGGAGCTGAATGCAGGCAGGATTGGCCTGACACTGGTGGTGGCTGGAATGGTGGGCTCCATCATCTGTGGACTGTGGCTGGACCACACCAAAACCTACAA AATGACCACTCTGATAGTGTACATCCTGTCTTTCATTGGTATGGTGCTGTTCAGCTTCACTCTGAACCTCAACACCATTTACCTGGTGTTCTTCACTGCTGGGGTGCTGGG GTTCTTCATGACAGGTTACCTTCCGCTTGGCTTTGAGTTTGGGGTTGAAATTACATATCCTGAATCGGAAGGGACATCCTCTGGTCTCCTTAATGCTTTTGCACAG ATCTTTGGGATTATTTTTACTTTGATCCAGGGGAAACTGACAACAGACTATAACCCCCTGGCTGGGAACCTGTTCATCTGTGTCTGGATCTTCCTGGGTATCTTTCTCACAG CCTTAATAAAATCAGAACTGAAAAGGAACAATGTCAACATGGGCATTGACAGCAAAACTCTTCAAGCA GTCACTACTAAGTGCCTATCAGACAAGCCAACCAATGGCGCCAAGATGGACACATCTGTCAGCTTTTCCCAGGAGACCTCACTGTAA
- the LOC139582911 gene encoding basic leucine zipper transcriptional factor ATF-like 3 isoform X2 — protein MIRHGRRLERKRSSGDEDDDWRLKRRDNNRVAAQKSRKRQTQRADELHKAYECLDQKNRRLKKEVQFLSEEQRRLTEALKAHEPLCPIRHCVPTLGSGPWDVGVLSSLPR, from the exons ATGATCAGACATGGGAGGAGGCTCGAAAGGAAGAGG AGCTCTGGTGATGAAGATGATGACTGGAGACTAAAAAGAAGGGACAATAACAGGGTGGCAGCACAGAAGAGCCGaaaaagacagacacagagagcagATGAGCTGCATAAG GCATATGAGTGTCTGGATCAGAAGAACAGGCGGCTGAAGAAGGAGGTACAGTTTCTGTCTGAGGAGCAAAGGCGTCTGACTGAGGCACTCAAGGCCCATGAGCCTCTCTGTCCAATCAGGCACTGTGTTCCCACCCTCGGGTCAGGGCCCTGGGATGTAGGGGTCCTCTCCAGTCTGCCCAGATAG
- the LOC139582911 gene encoding basic leucine zipper transcriptional factor ATF-like 3 isoform X1 has protein sequence MSDCDISSGFLQINDQSSFMLQRCESSGDEDDDWRLKRRDNNRVAAQKSRKRQTQRADELHKAYECLDQKNRRLKKEVQFLSEEQRRLTEALKAHEPLCPIRHCVPTLGSGPWDVGVLSSLPR, from the exons ATGTCTGACTGCGATATTTCTAGCGGCTTTCTGCAAATCAATGATCAAAGCAGTTTTATGCTTCAAAGATGCGAG AGCTCTGGTGATGAAGATGATGACTGGAGACTAAAAAGAAGGGACAATAACAGGGTGGCAGCACAGAAGAGCCGaaaaagacagacacagagagcagATGAGCTGCATAAG GCATATGAGTGTCTGGATCAGAAGAACAGGCGGCTGAAGAAGGAGGTACAGTTTCTGTCTGAGGAGCAAAGGCGTCTGACTGAGGCACTCAAGGCCCATGAGCCTCTCTGTCCAATCAGGCACTGTGTTCCCACCCTCGGGTCAGGGCCCTGGGATGTAGGGGTCCTCTCCAGTCTGCCCAGATAG